A region of Deinococcus rubellus DNA encodes the following proteins:
- a CDS encoding branched-chain amino acid ABC transporter ATP-binding protein/permease, producing MRLGSRTWLALAFFAVIALLPFLLPTFYLTLLGNVGIYALVALGLVLLTGVAGSTSFGQAAFMGVGAYTSAVLCLRFGLSPWLTLFAAVVVTGMVALILGAITLRMQGHFLPLATIAWGLSLYYTFGNAPFAGGFTGLTGVPPISLFGLALNTPSRFYWLVWAVLALCAWVTQNLLQSRTGRAMRALRGGVTVAESFGVNTYALRVQTFLLSAVLAAVAGWLYAHGQGFINPTPFGLPQGIEFLFMAVVGGSGSVGGAILGAGLITLLRDQLQNLLPKLLGQSGDFVTPVFGILVILMLQVAREGLWPLLERVLPRPPQTLMPGTERLPLHAKPASGEELLKLEGVSKHFGGLKAVSEVSFSLRSGEILGLIGPNGAGKSTLFNVISGVLPPTSGKVTLRGKDISHFASRQIARLGMARTFQHVRLFPEMTLLGNAMMGGYARAHAGMTRSLLHLERGEEAALQHDAARQLARVGLGNVFELAGNLPLGQQRILEIARALVADPTLLLLDEPAAGLRVGEKRELSALLRKLQGEGVTILIVEHDMDLVMNVVDRLVVMNYGEKLAEGTPREIQQHPAVREAYLGGAA from the coding sequence ATGAGACTAGGTTCCCGCACCTGGCTGGCCCTGGCCTTCTTCGCCGTCATTGCCCTACTGCCCTTCCTCCTGCCCACCTTTTACCTGACCCTGCTCGGCAACGTCGGCATTTACGCGCTGGTGGCACTGGGCCTGGTGCTATTGACGGGCGTGGCGGGCAGCACCAGCTTCGGACAGGCGGCCTTCATGGGCGTTGGAGCATACACCAGCGCCGTGCTGTGCCTGCGCTTCGGCCTCTCGCCCTGGCTGACCCTGTTCGCGGCAGTGGTCGTCACGGGGATGGTGGCGCTGATTCTGGGAGCCATCACGCTACGGATGCAGGGCCACTTTCTGCCACTGGCAACGATTGCCTGGGGCCTGAGCCTCTACTACACCTTCGGCAACGCGCCGTTCGCGGGCGGCTTTACCGGCCTGACGGGCGTGCCACCGATCTCGCTGTTTGGCCTCGCGCTCAACACGCCCAGCCGCTTTTACTGGCTGGTCTGGGCAGTGCTGGCGCTGTGCGCCTGGGTCACTCAAAACTTATTGCAAAGCCGCACCGGGCGGGCCATGCGTGCCCTCAGGGGCGGCGTCACGGTGGCCGAGAGTTTCGGGGTCAACACCTACGCCCTGCGGGTGCAGACCTTCCTGCTCTCGGCGGTGCTGGCAGCGGTGGCGGGCTGGCTCTACGCGCACGGGCAGGGCTTCATCAATCCCACGCCGTTCGGCTTGCCGCAGGGCATCGAATTTCTGTTCATGGCGGTGGTGGGCGGTTCCGGTTCGGTGGGCGGGGCGATTCTGGGCGCGGGGCTGATTACCCTGCTGCGCGACCAGTTGCAAAACCTCCTGCCCAAACTGCTGGGGCAATCCGGCGACTTCGTGACCCCCGTGTTCGGCATTCTGGTCATTCTGATGCTTCAGGTGGCCCGCGAGGGACTGTGGCCGCTGCTGGAACGGGTGCTGCCCAGGCCCCCGCAAACCCTGATGCCGGGAACTGAACGCCTCCCCCTGCATGCCAAACCTGCTTCCGGCGAGGAGTTGCTCAAGTTGGAAGGCGTTTCCAAGCATTTCGGCGGCCTCAAAGCGGTCAGTGAGGTGTCGTTCAGCCTCCGAAGCGGCGAGATTCTGGGCCTGATCGGTCCCAACGGCGCGGGCAAATCCACCCTCTTCAACGTGATTTCCGGGGTGCTGCCGCCGACGTCCGGAAAAGTCACGCTGCGCGGCAAGGACATCTCGCACTTCGCCTCGCGCCAGATCGCTCGCCTGGGCATGGCCCGCACCTTCCAGCACGTCCGGCTCTTTCCCGAAATGACACTGCTCGGCAACGCCATGATGGGCGGCTATGCCCGCGCCCACGCCGGAATGACCCGCAGTTTGCTGCATCTGGAACGTGGCGAGGAGGCGGCACTGCAACACGACGCGGCTCGGCAACTGGCGCGGGTGGGATTGGGCAACGTCTTCGAACTGGCGGGCAACCTGCCGCTGGGCCAGCAGCGCATTCTGGAGATTGCGCGGGCGCTGGTGGCCGACCCGACGTTGCTGCTACTCGACGAACCGGCAGCGGGCCTGCGGGTTGGTGAAAAGCGCGAACTCTCGGCGCTGCTGCGCAAGTTACAGGGCGAGGGTGTCACCATCTTGATCGTGGAACATGACATGGACCTGGTGATGAATGTGGTGGACCGCCTGGTCGTCATGAACTACGGCGAGAAGCTGGCCGAGGGCACGCCCCGCGAGATTCAGCAGCACCCCGCCGTGCGCGAGGCGTACCTGGGCGGCGCAGCGTGA
- a CDS encoding ABC transporter ATP-binding protein: MTLLSVQDLHVNYGRVEALHGVSLDVDAGQIVSVIGPNGAGKTTLLSALAGVLPSRGEATYQGESLRGVSVEERVRRGLVMVPEKRELFGSMTVADNLLLGSYSRANRSRVGADLDGVYVRFPRLLERRKQLAGTLSGGEQQMLAIGRALMTSPKLLMLDEPSLGLAPIIVREIFKIVESLREGGVTVLLVEQNARAALACSDHGYVLETGDVKLSGPAQQLADDPAVTSAYLGSQES, from the coding sequence GTGACGCTCCTTTCTGTTCAGGATCTGCATGTCAACTATGGCCGGGTGGAAGCCCTGCACGGCGTCTCGCTGGACGTGGACGCGGGCCAGATCGTCAGCGTCATCGGCCCCAACGGCGCAGGCAAAACCACCCTGCTCTCGGCGCTGGCGGGCGTGCTGCCCTCACGCGGCGAGGCGACATATCAGGGTGAGTCCCTGCGGGGCGTCAGCGTGGAAGAGCGGGTACGGCGCGGTCTGGTGATGGTGCCGGAGAAGCGCGAGCTGTTCGGCTCGATGACGGTGGCCGACAACCTGCTGCTCGGCTCCTATTCGCGGGCCAACCGCAGCCGCGTTGGGGCTGATCTGGACGGTGTATACGTCCGCTTTCCAAGGCTGCTGGAACGCCGCAAGCAACTGGCCGGGACCCTGTCGGGCGGCGAGCAGCAGATGCTGGCGATTGGGCGGGCGTTGATGACTTCACCGAAGCTGCTGATGCTGGACGAACCGAGTCTGGGCCTGGCCCCCATCATCGTGCGCGAGATTTTCAAGATCGTGGAGTCGCTGCGTGAGGGCGGCGTCACGGTTTTGCTGGTCGAGCAGAATGCGCGGGCGGCACTGGCGTGCAGCGATCACGGCTACGTGCTGGAAACGGGGGACGTGAAGCTCAGCGGCCCCGCCCAGCAACTCGCCGACGACCCAGCGGTGACGAGCGCTTACTTGGGCAGCCAGGAGAGCTGA
- a CDS encoding YdgA family protein — protein MTRPSTGPRRSRLPALGIGVLIVVGALAGATAYTGSQTVQTQQDLAQTLKAQVNATGYARVISSTYQRGFLSSTQTLNVVIGKEGAANAVPMIVVNHIQHGPLPGFKAVGNALIDTEVRFADPALQKKVEDALGGQKPTIRTVVGLSGSTDTQIEVPGGQLTDSGTTLSWQALRGNVHNGGLSATTQMSWPELKVTSDGDSLTMNGLSVSGSTQKQQAGDPLGVGEQMFTLKSMTYTGTSGETQGKFNLSDLKVGGKSTLVGGFYGGSLQYDIGQLDFEMPGSSAQNFRNVQLHLGMNHLSREPLARIVNTLTNLNQQLSRAPERAKLSKAQEQALMDDALALLKAQPVFSVDRLSLTQPSGDIVLSGKAELPGAADLSAETAQMLSKVPMAALGMVKLQARLSAAEPALRELLGSFAPDAAASLQSLIDAGYLKRQGNTLTSDLAFGNGKGTVNGEALGGGF, from the coding sequence ATGACCCGCCCCAGTACTGGCCCGCGCCGTTCCCGCCTCCCTGCCCTCGGTATCGGCGTTCTGATCGTGGTCGGCGCGCTCGCCGGGGCCACTGCCTACACCGGCAGCCAGACGGTGCAGACCCAGCAGGACTTGGCCCAGACCTTGAAAGCGCAGGTCAACGCTACCGGCTACGCCCGCGTGATCAGCAGCACCTACCAGCGCGGTTTCCTGAGCAGCACCCAGACCCTGAACGTGGTGATCGGCAAGGAAGGTGCAGCCAACGCCGTGCCGATGATTGTCGTCAACCACATCCAGCATGGGCCGCTGCCGGGCTTCAAAGCGGTGGGCAACGCCCTGATCGACACCGAGGTCAGGTTTGCCGATCCAGCGCTCCAGAAAAAGGTGGAGGACGCCCTGGGCGGCCAGAAGCCCACCATCCGCACCGTCGTGGGCCTGAGCGGCAGCACCGACACGCAGATCGAGGTGCCTGGTGGTCAGCTCACCGACAGCGGCACCACCCTGAGCTGGCAGGCGCTGAGGGGAAATGTACACAACGGCGGCTTGAGCGCCACCACCCAGATGTCCTGGCCCGAACTCAAAGTTACCTCGGACGGTGACAGCCTGACCATGAACGGGCTGAGCGTCAGCGGCAGCACCCAGAAGCAGCAGGCGGGCGATCCGCTGGGCGTGGGCGAGCAGATGTTCACCCTCAAATCGATGACCTACACCGGAACGTCCGGCGAAACGCAGGGTAAGTTCAACCTGAGTGACCTCAAGGTGGGCGGCAAGAGCACGCTCGTCGGCGGCTTTTACGGCGGCAGTCTCCAGTACGACATTGGCCAGCTCGATTTCGAGATGCCCGGCAGCAGTGCGCAGAACTTCAGGAACGTGCAGCTTCACCTGGGCATGAATCACCTCAGCCGGGAGCCGCTGGCCCGAATCGTGAACACGCTGACTAACCTCAACCAACAGCTCAGTCGCGCTCCCGAAAGAGCGAAACTGAGCAAGGCACAGGAGCAGGCCCTCATGGACGACGCGCTGGCGCTGCTCAAAGCGCAGCCGGTCTTCTCGGTTGACCGCCTGAGCCTGACGCAACCCAGCGGCGACATCGTGCTGAGCGGCAAAGCCGAGCTGCCGGGCGCGGCTGATCTGAGCGCCGAAACGGCCCAGATGCTCAGCAAGGTGCCGATGGCCGCCCTGGGCATGGTCAAGCTGCAAGCCCGCCTGAGCGCCGCAGAACCAGCCCTGCGCGAACTCCTGGGCAGCTTCGCGCCGGACGCGGCAGCCAGCCTCCAGAGCCTGATCGACGCGGGCTACCTCAAGCGTCAGGGCAACACGTTGACCAGCGATCTGGCATTCGGGAACGGCAAGGGCACGGTCAACGGCGAGGCGCTGGGCGGGGGTTTCTGA
- a CDS encoding putative glycolipid-binding domain-containing protein → MGVTPYANPLALRRLKLRPGQFGELLAALIEVPTLTRRVMRQRYTRLGPHTYRYENLSGGNSTDLTVDDAPYVRDDPGEFTLIENR, encoded by the coding sequence CTGGGTGTCACGCCCTACGCCAATCCCCTGGCGCTGCGCCGCCTGAAATTGCGGCCCGGCCAGTTCGGCGAACTGCTGGCCGCCCTGATCGAGGTGCCGACCCTGACACGCCGGGTGATGCGGCAACGCTACACCCGCCTGGGCCCGCACACCTACCGCTACGAGAACCTCAGCGGCGGCAACAGCACCGACCTGACGGTGGACGACGCCCCATACGTGCGTGACGATCCGGGGGAGTTTACCCTGATCGAGAACCGCTGA
- a CDS encoding GNAT family N-acetyltransferase, which yields MADLTDPAGLTLRPQTARDALRLAVWLTDPQAEWRQWDAPFMQGQGDFSGQGELDPQTAHERLIVLGTETKGEPIGLVTRRPEAPSSGGWWEVGILIYDPRHWGGGLGTRALRSWSALTFEETDAHLLTLSTWSGNTRMLRAAGRVGYHECARVREARLWQGQRYDSVQMELLRREWADLGEPEGPLA from the coding sequence ATGGCTGACCTCACCGACCCGGCAGGATTGACCCTACGCCCCCAGACGGCCAGAGACGCCCTGCGCCTGGCTGTCTGGCTCACCGATCCGCAGGCCGAGTGGCGGCAGTGGGACGCGCCCTTTATGCAGGGGCAGGGCGATTTCAGTGGGCAAGGTGAGCTGGACCCCCAGACGGCGCACGAGCGCCTGATCGTGCTGGGCACTGAGACGAAGGGGGAGCCGATTGGGCTGGTGACGCGCCGCCCGGAAGCGCCGAGCAGCGGCGGCTGGTGGGAAGTGGGCATTCTGATCTATGACCCCCGGCACTGGGGCGGCGGGCTGGGCACGCGGGCGCTGAGAAGCTGGAGCGCGCTGACCTTCGAGGAAACCGACGCGCATCTGCTGACTCTGAGCACCTGGAGCGGCAACACCCGGATGCTGCGGGCTGCCGGGCGGGTCGGCTACCATGAGTGCGCCCGCGTGCGTGAGGCGCGGCTGTGGCAGGGCCAGCGCTACGACAGTGTGCAGATGGAATTGCTGCGCCGCGAGTGGGCCGACCTCGGTGAGCCTGAAGGACCACTCGCCTAA
- a CDS encoding DHH family phosphoesterase has product MTQNAAEPRYAQLVQEAAACLKLHPGPIVILAHVDPDGDALGSCLGLQRALRSLGQDAQTYMDVPRYLTFLPHEGEVLPRLEGWPEGALAAVLDVDNTDLARVAGADITAFKGQVVNIDHHGTNRREATVSLVDPSQAAAAMMIKDVVDALGVPWTGEIATPLLLGTNTDTGSFRFSNTTPQVLRTAADLVEHGADLAWINDQLARNPQRYYALLREVLDQMAFSSDGLIVRSRVDEAALARTQAEWEDVESYVNTIRNADGAELAVMFKDYGERVKVSLRSRGRVSAQNVAVALGGGGHVAAAGASVDAPYKEAFSRFNAAADAELRRVGLR; this is encoded by the coding sequence ATGACCCAAAACGCCGCCGAACCCCGCTATGCCCAGCTCGTGCAGGAGGCGGCAGCCTGCCTGAAGTTGCACCCCGGCCCCATCGTGATCCTGGCGCACGTTGATCCTGACGGCGACGCACTGGGCAGTTGCCTGGGCCTCCAGCGGGCGCTGAGATCGCTCGGCCAGGACGCCCAGACCTACATGGATGTGCCGCGCTACCTGACGTTCCTGCCGCACGAGGGCGAGGTACTGCCGCGCCTGGAGGGCTGGCCTGAGGGTGCGCTGGCTGCTGTGCTGGACGTGGACAACACCGATCTGGCGCGGGTGGCTGGGGCCGATATCACGGCGTTTAAGGGGCAGGTCGTCAACATTGATCACCACGGCACCAACCGCCGCGAGGCCACTGTCAGTCTGGTGGACCCCTCGCAGGCGGCGGCGGCCATGATGATCAAGGACGTGGTAGACGCGCTGGGCGTTCCCTGGACCGGTGAGATCGCCACGCCGCTGCTGCTCGGCACCAATACTGACACCGGCTCGTTCCGTTTTTCCAACACCACTCCGCAGGTGCTGAGAACTGCCGCCGACCTCGTCGAACACGGCGCGGACCTGGCCTGGATCAACGACCAGCTGGCCCGCAACCCGCAGCGCTACTACGCCCTGCTGCGCGAGGTGCTCGATCAAATGGCCTTTTCCAGTGACGGCCTGATCGTGCGCTCGCGGGTGGACGAGGCGGCCCTGGCGCGCACCCAGGCCGAATGGGAAGATGTGGAATCGTATGTCAACACCATCCGCAACGCCGACGGCGCGGAACTGGCGGTGATGTTCAAGGATTACGGCGAGCGGGTCAAGGTGTCGCTGCGCTCACGGGGCCGGGTCAGCGCCCAGAACGTCGCGGTGGCGCTGGGCGGCGGCGGGCACGTGGCAGCAGCGGGGGCCTCGGTGGACGCACCTTACAAAGAAGCGTTCTCGCGCTTCAACGCGGCGGCGGACGCCGAACTGCGGCGGGTGGGTCTGCGCTAA
- a CDS encoding penicillin acylase family protein has protein sequence MRILRGFGVFLLVLFVAVAGALIYFNGVTNPKLTGELRLPGLTGPVTVTRDRWGVPHIVAEKSDADAVEALGFVHGQDRLWQMEFQRRVAQGRLSEVLGKAALDQDKFLRTWGFERAARSILPALSPRSRELVSAYTRGVNAAIAQNRLPLEFRILGFRPEPWTDVDSVSWSKLLAYDLGGNWDDELLGAQVAQKLGPNALGEVMPPYPKDAPTILSADELKTGAHRTVPTESARLPAVTIRQLQAQLAAARSLGFVNVPGKGSNDWVIGGQHTVSGKPILADDPHLALSAPMLWYLADLKGPTLHSIGATLPGLPAVVIGRNDRLAWGVTNVNPDVQDLYIEPPSAKLTTRTEVIKVKGEPDVNLIVAESAHGPIISGVSGDAAAVGPRVALKWTALAPGDTTLDAFLGLNYAKNWTDFTSALKFYVAPSQNFVYADLDGNTGYYAPGRVPIRQGKDWDGSLPVQDDGQHEWTGFIPFDALPHTYNPVDGLIVSANNKVVPDSYPYFLANIRNWAEPYRAERITELLTAKDKLSVDDVKATQLDTVSLVWRDLKPYLLAARPDGDLSTRALDLLKGWDGNERAEAVPPLIFEAWLMQLQTLAQDELKNTGHVNSLAVLNALKTNSKLCAVNGQGDCAAWLTRSLKAAVTDLSARLGPDPAQWVYGKLHQVANNHQAFGGVKAIGWLFNRHTPTSGGTDTVDVARPDPGTYQQTHAPSYRQIVDFSDLNKSLFVGTLGQGGNPIGPHYADQMRMWKEGDYIPMSSDPADWGRTRVLKLTQP, from the coding sequence ATGCGTATCTTGCGCGGGTTTGGCGTTTTTCTATTGGTGCTGTTTGTGGCGGTGGCAGGGGCGCTGATCTATTTCAATGGCGTCACCAACCCGAAACTGACGGGCGAACTCAGACTGCCGGGGCTGACTGGGCCGGTAACCGTCACCCGTGACCGCTGGGGCGTGCCGCACATCGTGGCTGAGAAGTCCGACGCCGACGCTGTGGAGGCGCTGGGCTTCGTTCACGGCCAGGACCGCTTGTGGCAGATGGAGTTTCAGCGCCGGGTGGCCCAGGGACGCCTGAGCGAGGTGCTGGGCAAGGCCGCGCTGGATCAGGACAAGTTCCTGCGGACCTGGGGCTTTGAGCGGGCCGCCCGGAGCATTCTCCCGGCCCTCTCGCCGCGCAGCCGCGAGCTGGTCAGTGCCTACACGCGGGGCGTCAACGCCGCCATCGCCCAGAACCGCCTGCCGCTGGAGTTCCGCATTCTGGGCTTCAGGCCCGAACCCTGGACGGACGTGGACAGCGTGTCGTGGAGCAAGCTGCTGGCCTACGACCTCGGTGGCAACTGGGACGACGAGTTGCTGGGAGCGCAGGTGGCGCAGAAACTCGGTCCGAATGCGCTGGGTGAGGTGATGCCGCCGTATCCCAAAGACGCGCCGACCATCCTCAGCGCGGACGAGCTAAAGACCGGGGCGCACCGCACCGTACCGACCGAGAGTGCCCGGCTGCCTGCGGTGACCATCCGTCAGCTCCAGGCCCAACTGGCGGCGGCCCGCTCGCTCGGCTTCGTCAATGTGCCGGGTAAGGGGAGCAACGACTGGGTCATCGGCGGGCAGCACACCGTCAGCGGCAAGCCGATTCTGGCCGACGACCCGCACCTGGCCCTCAGCGCCCCGATGCTGTGGTATCTGGCCGACCTCAAGGGGCCGACCCTGCACTCCATTGGGGCCACACTGCCGGGGCTGCCCGCCGTGGTGATTGGCCGAAATGACCGCCTGGCCTGGGGCGTCACCAACGTCAACCCCGACGTGCAGGACCTTTACATCGAGCCGCCGAGCGCCAAACTGACGACCCGCACTGAGGTCATCAAGGTGAAGGGTGAGCCGGACGTGAACCTGATAGTGGCCGAGAGCGCCCACGGCCCGATCATTTCCGGCGTGAGCGGCGACGCGGCAGCCGTCGGCCCGCGTGTGGCCCTCAAGTGGACGGCCCTCGCGCCCGGCGACACCACCCTGGACGCTTTCCTGGGCCTGAACTACGCTAAAAACTGGACCGACTTCACCAGCGCCCTCAAGTTCTACGTGGCCCCCAGCCAGAATTTCGTCTACGCCGACCTGGACGGCAATACCGGCTACTACGCCCCCGGCAGGGTGCCGATCCGCCAGGGGAAAGACTGGGACGGCAGCCTGCCGGTTCAGGATGACGGCCAGCACGAGTGGACCGGCTTTATTCCTTTTGACGCCCTGCCGCACACCTACAACCCCGTAGACGGCCTGATCGTCAGTGCCAACAACAAGGTCGTGCCGGACAGCTACCCCTATTTCCTCGCCAACATCCGCAACTGGGCCGAGCCGTACCGCGCCGAGCGCATCACCGAGTTGCTGACGGCCAAGGACAAGCTGAGTGTGGACGACGTGAAGGCGACCCAGCTCGACACCGTCAGTCTGGTATGGCGCGACCTCAAGCCGTACCTGCTGGCGGCCAGACCCGACGGCGACCTCAGTACCAGGGCGCTCGACCTCCTCAAAGGCTGGGACGGCAACGAGCGGGCTGAGGCCGTGCCGCCGCTGATCTTCGAGGCGTGGCTGATGCAGCTTCAGACGCTGGCGCAGGATGAACTCAAAAATACCGGTCACGTCAACAGTCTGGCCGTGCTGAACGCCCTCAAGACCAACAGTAAGCTGTGCGCGGTGAACGGCCAGGGCGACTGCGCGGCGTGGCTGACCCGCAGTCTCAAGGCGGCGGTGACCGACCTCAGCGCCCGTCTCGGCCCTGATCCCGCGCAGTGGGTGTACGGCAAGCTGCACCAGGTTGCCAACAACCACCAGGCCTTCGGCGGCGTCAAGGCCATCGGCTGGCTATTCAACCGCCACACACCCACGTCCGGCGGCACCGACACGGTGGACGTGGCCCGCCCCGACCCCGGCACCTATCAGCAGACCCACGCACCGAGCTACCGCCAGATTGTGGACTTCTCCGATCTCAACAAGAGTCTGTTTGTCGGCACGCTGGGGCAGGGCGGCAACCCGATTGGGCCGCACTACGCCGACCAGATGCGGATGTGGAAGGAGGGCGACTACATCCCTATGAGCAGCGATCCTGCCGACTGGGGCCGGACGCGGGTGCTGAAGCTGACGCAGCCATAA
- a CDS encoding glycerol-3-phosphate dehydrogenase/oxidase: MTSPATDSRPQLLQAASQDILWDVLVIGGGASGLGAALEAATRGYRTLLLEAHDYAKGTSSRSTKLVHGGVRYLAQGNVSLVREALHERGLLKKNAPHLVHDLGFLIAAYTWWSKPFYGIGLKMYDALAGKLNLKPSRLVGRDEALSLAPTLKKSGLSGGVLYFDGQFDDSRLAITLLRTFEDYSGVALNAAPVVGLTKSGGKISGATFRDSETGREYTVRARTVINATGVFVDSVRRMDDAKAKPMLSPSQGVHVVVDRRFLPGNSALMVPRTDDGRVLFAVPWHDHVVIGTTDTAVPEVSLEPRALPEEIEFILQTAAQYLDPAPTRADVRSVYVGLRPLVKAAEGSDTKALSRDHVIRISESGLLTLTGGKWTTYRRMGEDAVNRAAELAGLPPRLTLTPGLPLHGWSQADIADHWKVYGTDAASIQALEGAKTLLHPELPYSEAEVRWAARMEQARSVEDVLSRRLRALLLNARASGEAAPRTAALLAEELGKDATWQAEQVRAYRELAAGYMLPG; this comes from the coding sequence ATGACCTCACCCGCAACAGATTCCCGCCCTCAACTTCTTCAGGCCGCCAGCCAGGACATACTCTGGGACGTGCTGGTGATCGGCGGCGGCGCTTCGGGCCTCGGCGCGGCGCTGGAGGCGGCCACGCGCGGCTACCGCACCCTGCTGCTGGAAGCCCACGACTACGCCAAGGGCACGTCGAGCCGCAGCACCAAGCTGGTGCACGGTGGGGTGCGGTATCTGGCCCAGGGCAATGTGTCGCTGGTGCGCGAGGCGCTGCACGAGCGCGGCCTCCTCAAGAAGAACGCTCCCCACCTCGTTCACGATCTGGGCTTTCTGATCGCCGCCTACACGTGGTGGTCCAAGCCCTTTTACGGCATCGGGCTGAAGATGTACGACGCGCTGGCGGGCAAGCTCAACCTGAAGCCCAGCCGCCTGGTCGGGCGAGACGAGGCGCTGTCCCTCGCGCCAACCCTCAAGAAAAGCGGACTCAGCGGCGGCGTGCTGTATTTCGACGGCCAGTTCGACGACTCGCGCCTGGCGATTACCCTGCTGCGGACCTTCGAGGACTATAGCGGTGTGGCCCTCAACGCGGCTCCGGTGGTGGGCCTGACCAAGTCCGGCGGAAAAATCTCCGGCGCGACCTTCCGGGACTCGGAAACGGGCCGCGAGTACACCGTGCGGGCCAGGACCGTCATCAATGCGACGGGTGTGTTCGTGGACAGCGTGCGCCGGATGGACGATGCCAAAGCCAAGCCGATGCTCTCGCCGAGTCAGGGCGTGCATGTGGTCGTGGACCGCCGCTTCCTGCCGGGCAACAGCGCCCTGATGGTGCCGCGTACCGACGACGGGCGGGTGCTGTTCGCGGTCCCCTGGCACGACCACGTGGTCATTGGTACCACCGACACCGCCGTGCCGGAAGTCAGCCTGGAGCCGCGCGCCCTGCCCGAGGAAATCGAATTCATTCTCCAGACGGCGGCCCAGTACCTTGACCCGGCCCCCACCCGCGCCGACGTGCGTAGCGTGTACGTGGGTCTGCGACCGCTGGTCAAGGCCGCCGAGGGCAGCGACACCAAAGCGCTCTCACGCGACCACGTTATTCGCATCTCGGAAAGTGGGTTGCTGACCCTGACCGGCGGCAAGTGGACCACTTACCGCCGGATGGGCGAGGACGCCGTGAACCGCGCCGCCGAACTGGCGGGTCTGCCGCCGCGCCTGACCCTGACGCCGGGTCTGCCGCTGCACGGCTGGAGCCAGGCCGACATTGCAGACCACTGGAAGGTCTACGGCACCGACGCCGCCAGCATTCAGGCGCTGGAGGGCGCGAAGACCCTGCTGCATCCGGAGTTGCCTTACAGCGAGGCCGAGGTGCGCTGGGCCGCCCGCATGGAGCAGGCCCGCAGCGTTGAGGATGTGCTCTCGCGCCGCCTGCGGGCGCTGCTGCTGAATGCCAGGGCCAGCGGTGAGGCCGCACCGCGCACTGCCGCACTGCTGGCTGAGGAACTGGGCAAGGACGCCACCTGGCAAGCCGAGCAGGTCAGGGCTTACCGGGAACTGGCGGCGGGCTACATGCTGCCGGGCTGA